TTGGCACACATTGCATGGGATTCACCCATTTGCTATCCGCAGTGGGGTACACCAAACTCGCATCAAGCCACTTGATGATTTCTTTCTTCCGCACTTCTTGCATTGGTGGGCTTAGCCTTCTTTGATGCTCAACGCTTGGTTTGCATTCACTATCCAATTGTATTTTATGAGTGCAAATtctggagggggggggggggaatgcCCATATTATCAACAATTGTCAATCCAATAGCTTTAATGTATCATTTCAACACATCAACAAGCTCAAGAAAATCTATAGCAATGATGACGGGCAAGGTGTTACTTGCCCCCAAAAATACATACCGAAGGTGGGATGGGAGTACTTTCAACTCAAGCTTTGGTGGCTCTTCGATGGATGGTTTAGCGGGGggactttcttgatttttaagaTCAATGTCGAGCTTCAACGGATTCTTAGAGTATGAACCTAAACCTGATAGAGCAGCCACAACTTCATCATAACCTTAAACTTCATCCTCATCATAATTTGAAAGGACGACAGCGAGAGGTTTCCCCACACGAAACACCTCACTTACACTAGCCACTGCCTCATCAATCACATCAAGGGTTGAAACTACATTAATGTCACTCGGTTGCTTTATTGATTTGCACACATTGAAGGTAAACTCTTCATCATTTACCAAAAATTTTGATTCACCACTTTCAACATCCACAAGGGCTCTTCTGCTAGAAAAAAATGGCCTACCTAATATAATAGGCACTTCATCATCAATCTCACAATCCAAAATGACATAGTCGGCCAGAAAGATGAACCTATACACTTTCACCAACATATCATAAAGTATGCCAATTAGATGCTTAATAGATCGATAAGCCGTGAGAAGACGCATTGTTGTGGATTTAGGTTCACCCAACCTAAGTTGTTTGAAAATGGCATACGACATCAAGTTAATACTTGTCCCTAAGTCACACAAAGCTTTGGAAAATTGAAGTATCCTAATAGTACATGGAATAGTAAATGCCCCTGGATCAACTTTCTTGATAATCACATTGCTTGTCATGATGGCACTACAACTATGAGATACCTCCACCGTTTCAAAATCCATACTCCTTTTCTTGGTGACTagttctttcatgaattttgaatAGCCCAGTATCTCCAACAGCACTTCCACTAAAGGAAGATTTATAGACAAAGTCTTGAACacaaatagaaaattttgaaactttGCATCTTCATCCCGCTTTTTGAGTCTTTGAGGGAATGGTGGACTGACTTTGGGCAACAATTTAATAGTCTTTGAAGAAGAAGCATCCCCATCATGAGATGTTTGCAAGTCCTCGGTGGTGAGTTGTTTTGGACTTTCCTCAACCACTTTAGGTGTGTCATTTTCCGGTGCTTGGTCGGATTTCTCTGAACCAACGGCATCATCTCCTTCTTTACTAGTGGTTGCCTCACCATTCACTTTCACATTGCCACCTATTGATTTCCCACTCCGAGGCAACACTGCCAAGCATTTATCATGATTAACCTTTGAATTAATCATCATATTATCTGCATACTTCTCTTGCGGCTTGGATTCTAATTTAGCTGAAAGTTGACTCATTTGATATTCAAGTTTCTTGATAGAATTCGAGTTTACTTTAATGTTGAAGGATGAGAAGTCAGCCTTCATTTCTTTCAGCATTTCGTCGGATCCTTCCACCTTGTTTAGAATGTGGGATTTCAAATAATCCACCCGAAAGCTTCTAGAATTGTCCCTAGATTTTGGGCTATCACCCATGTGCATATAGCAAGCATCATAGTCATCTTCTCTCCTCCAAAAGTTATTTTGGTCAGGCCAATCTCGATTGTAAGTTCTCCGTCCATCCTCACTATATGTGTACCAACCTTGGTTCCCGCCCGCTTTTAAAAAACCTGGGAAAGAGCCCTTCTCTAGTCTTTTTCACCTCTTTGTTTTCATGAATACCCCCTATGACCTATTTTGTTAATAATTCCATCTCGGACGtcatcttggccatgttttcatATCACTCTTGGTTCTTCTCcacttattattttgttatccTAAAATTTAAAGGAGACACTTGATCTTCTCTAGTTTACTAAGCACGATTGATTTTTGTCATCTCATCAAGAAGAGTAGATGCTATATCGAACGGTTGTTGCATGATTCCTCCTAGAACAAGCTGGTCAACCACACCTTTGTTGACTGAGTTGAGGCTCCAATAGAAATATTGTAACAACACATTACTTGGGAGTCCATGAGTTGGACATTGGAGCACCAACTTCTGAATCCTCAACCATGTCTCATGGATTGGTTTACCATCCACTCGCTTAAACTTCTGAATATTATCCCTCAACTTCACCATATTTGAGGGAGGGAAAAACCTTACATAAAATGCATCAGTGAGCTCCTTCTAAGAAGAGATTGAATCCCTTGGTAAATCAGCCAGCCACTTCGTTGCCTCCcccattagagaaaagggaaagaaaCAAAGTCGGACGACTCCTGAgtgatgttcttgaaagaaaatggcCCACATACATCCATTAAGTTTCAGATGTGGTCATGAGGATCTTCAGTAGCAAGACCTCCAAAGAGACCCTTCATTTGCAACAATTGCAATATAGTGCTAGTCACATGAAACACCGCATTACCCACAATCAGAGGCAATCAAATAGCACCCGCACTTCCCAACTGATCTTTATTGACATCGTGCAAGTTACCGATGTCATCATTTTTCCCAAGTTTGCTATCATTGCTCCTATTAACACTCATCTCTTCACTTGTTTAAGAGCAACCATCAAAGTACAAAAATAAGTTATTCAGCTAGAACAAAATAAGTTCACAACTAAAATTTAgtaaaagaattctaaacaccactccccgggAGCGACGCCATTTTTGATAacactcaactacacttcatcagattctaagtgtaggcggtcgCTAACAaatataaacccaactaagagttggggtcgatcccacacgGAGTGATACAGTAaagaattcaattatgaagtgaTATAGT
The Solanum stenotomum isolate F172 chromosome 12, ASM1918654v1, whole genome shotgun sequence DNA segment above includes these coding regions:
- the LOC125846413 gene encoding uncharacterized protein LOC125846413 — translated: MGDSPKSRDNSRSFRVDYLKSHILNKVEGSDEMLKEMKADFSSFNIKVNSNSIKKLEYQMSQLSAKLESKPQEKYADNMMINSKVNHDKCLAVLPRSGKSIGGNVKVNGEATTSKEGDDAVGSEKSDQAPENDTPKVVEESPKQLTTEDLQTSHDGDASSSKTIKLLPKVSPPFPQRLKKRDEDAKFQNFLFVFKTLSINLPLVEVLLEILGYSKFMKELVTKKRSMDFETVEVSHSCSAIMTSNVIIKKVDPGAFTIPCTIRILQFSKALCDLGTSINLMSYAIFKQLRLGEPKSTTMRLLTAYRSIKHLIGILYDMLVKVYRFIFLADYVILDCEIDDEVPIILGRPFFSSRRALVDVESGESKFLVNDEEFTFNVCKSIKQPSDINVVSTLDVIDEAVASVSEVFRVGKPLAVVLSNYDEDEV